The Chaetodon auriga isolate fChaAug3 chromosome 22, fChaAug3.hap1, whole genome shotgun sequence genome contains a region encoding:
- the LOC143314851 gene encoding pleckstrin homology domain-containing family A member 5-like isoform X15 gives MAADPKPDWLSSLPSSWSYGVTRDGRIFFINEEAKSSTWLHPVTGEAVITGHRKTTDLPTGWEEGYTFEGARCFIKAQADHQLQA, from the exons ATGGCGGCGGATCCTAAACCGGACTGGCTCTCCAGCCTTCCCTCTTCTTGGAGTTATGGGGTGACTCGGGATGGACGCATATTCTTCATCAA CGAAGAAGCAAAGAGTTCAACCTGGTTGCATCCTGTTACTGGGGAAGCTGTAATCACTGGGCACAGGAAAACTACAG ATTTACCAACAGGATGGGAGGAAGGATACACATTCGAAGGAGCTCGCTGCTTCATCAA ggctcaggcagatcaccaactacaagcctaa
- the LOC143314851 gene encoding pleckstrin homology domain-containing family A member 5-like isoform X16, with amino-acid sequence MAADPKPDWLSSLPSSWSYGVTRDGRIFFINEEAKSSTWLHPVTGEAVITGHRKTTDLPTGWEEGYTFEGARCFIK; translated from the exons ATGGCGGCGGATCCTAAACCGGACTGGCTCTCCAGCCTTCCCTCTTCTTGGAGTTATGGGGTGACTCGGGATGGACGCATATTCTTCATCAA CGAAGAAGCAAAGAGTTCAACCTGGTTGCATCCTGTTACTGGGGAAGCTGTAATCACTGGGCACAGGAAAACTACAG ATTTACCAACAGGATGGGAGGAAGGATACACATTCGAAGGAGCTCGCTGCTTCATCAA